The Nitrospirota bacterium genome has a segment encoding these proteins:
- a CDS encoding PAS domain S-box protein has protein sequence MNTNRHNEEQNQGAIRILILEDVFADAELMEQELLKGGIHFTSKRVDSKEEFVRELSDFAPDIILSDYSLPQFDGLSALELVQQQKPDVPFILTTGAMGEEFAIETLKKGATDYVLKQRLSRLVPSVKRALREVEEKAALKKAVEALKASEEKYRAVFENTGTAMIIFEEDMMISLVNRETEKLSGYAREEIEGKRKWTEFVSPEDLERMKKYHVMRRIDPDSVPRNYEFRITDRNGKGKNIYITIDLIPGTKKSIASLLDITERKKSREALEVARREWEDIFQAIGHPTIILDAEHNIMMANRAAVKAAGRTEEEAKGKKCYEIFHHTECPSKDCPMEKMRVSRSLEIAGMEMEAMGGTYLVSCTPVLDKDGNILKVIHIATDITERKKAEERLRLLTSVLEQTSEGVAMVDLAGHILFLNDAFASIHGYAPDELIGKHLSIFHTPEQMPSVDAANREILEKGEFSGKIWHVKRDGTVFPSLMHNSLLRDDSGNAIGMIGTLRDITDIEKTEASLKKSKAELNKRIKELEDFYNLAVGRELRMIELKKEAAALKEELKKHRARN, from the coding sequence ATGAACACAAACAGGCATAATGAGGAGCAAAATCAGGGCGCAATCCGCATCCTTATCCTTGAAGATGTTTTTGCGGATGCAGAACTGATGGAGCAGGAGTTGCTGAAGGGAGGCATACACTTTACCTCAAAACGGGTCGACTCAAAAGAGGAATTCGTGAGGGAACTCAGTGACTTTGCTCCGGATATCATCCTCTCGGACTACTCCCTTCCGCAGTTTGACGGGTTATCAGCGCTGGAGCTGGTGCAACAACAGAAACCCGATGTGCCATTCATACTCACAACAGGAGCAATGGGCGAGGAATTCGCAATTGAGACACTGAAAAAAGGTGCAACGGATTATGTCCTGAAACAGCGGCTTTCCCGGCTTGTACCTTCGGTGAAAAGGGCATTGCGGGAGGTTGAGGAAAAGGCTGCGCTGAAAAAGGCTGTAGAGGCCCTGAAGGCTTCGGAGGAAAAATACCGGGCAGTATTTGAGAATACCGGTACGGCGATGATAATCTTTGAGGAGGACATGATGATTTCCCTCGTAAACAGGGAGACCGAAAAGCTCTCCGGGTATGCGAGAGAAGAAATAGAAGGCAAGAGGAAATGGACGGAATTCGTCTCGCCGGAAGACCTCGAAAGGATGAAGAAGTATCACGTGATGAGAAGAATCGACCCTGATTCAGTTCCGCGTAATTATGAATTCCGGATTACCGACAGGAACGGAAAAGGAAAAAATATTTATATCACGATCGATCTGATACCCGGAACAAAGAAAAGCATCGCTTCCCTTCTAGATATTACCGAGCGGAAGAAATCGCGTGAGGCATTGGAAGTTGCGCGGCGCGAATGGGAGGACATTTTTCAGGCGATCGGACATCCGACCATCATTCTCGATGCAGAGCACAATATCATGATGGCGAACCGGGCGGCAGTAAAAGCTGCCGGCAGGACTGAGGAGGAAGCCAAAGGGAAAAAATGCTATGAGATTTTCCATCATACTGAGTGCCCTTCCAAGGACTGTCCAATGGAAAAAATGCGTGTTTCCCGCAGCCTTGAAATCGCCGGAATGGAGATGGAGGCCATGGGCGGTACCTATCTTGTATCCTGCACTCCGGTGCTTGACAAGGACGGCAATATCCTGAAGGTTATCCATATCGCGACTGATATTACCGAGAGGAAAAAGGCTGAAGAACGGCTGAGGCTGCTTACCTCGGTTCTGGAACAGACGAGTGAGGGAGTCGCGATGGTCGACCTTGCAGGCCACATCCTTTTCCTGAACGATGCCTTTGCATCAATCCACGGGTATGCTCCGGATGAGCTTATCGGAAAACACCTTTCCATATTCCATACCCCTGAGCAGATGCCTTCGGTGGATGCCGCAAACAGGGAGATTCTGGAGAAGGGGGAATTCAGCGGGAAAATCTGGCATGTAAAACGCGATGGGACGGTCTTTCCTTCGCTCATGCATAATTCATTGCTACGGGATGATTCAGGTAATGCAATAGGGATGATCGGCACGCTCCGTGATATCACAGACATTGAAAAAACTGAGGCAAGCCTGAAAAAAAGTAAGGCGGAACTGAATAAAAGGATAAAGGAGCTGGAGGATTTTTACAATCTGGCGGTTGGCCGGGAACTGAGGATGATCGAATTAAAAAAAGAGGCTGCAGCCCTGAAGGAAGAGCTGAAGAAACATAGAGCAAGGAATTAA
- a CDS encoding Hsp20/alpha crystallin family protein, which yields MPKKNVVPSGKKPLPVQRGEANPFALFRQEMDRLFDNFFSGFEMEPFKGKFGAFSPSVDIKESDREIRISAELPGMDDKDIDVLLNRDSVTIKGEKKEEKEDKGKDHYRMERSFGSFTRTIPLPAEVDMDKAKADFRKGVLTVTLPKTARAIKETKKISVRAE from the coding sequence ATGCCGAAGAAGAATGTCGTGCCCTCTGGAAAAAAGCCTTTGCCGGTACAGCGCGGGGAAGCCAATCCTTTTGCGCTGTTTCGCCAGGAGATGGACAGATTGTTCGACAATTTCTTCAGCGGGTTTGAGATGGAGCCATTTAAAGGCAAGTTTGGCGCATTCAGCCCCAGTGTTGATATCAAGGAAAGCGACAGGGAGATCAGGATTTCCGCTGAACTTCCGGGCATGGATGACAAGGATATCGATGTCCTTCTGAACAGGGATTCCGTAACCATAAAAGGCGAAAAGAAGGAGGAAAAGGAAGACAAGGGCAAGGATCATTATCGTATGGAACGGTCTTTCGGATCATTCACCCGCACCATACCGCTTCCTGCAGAGGTCGATATGGACAAGGCAAAAGCAGACTTCCGGAAAGGCGTGCTGACGGTTACTCTGCCAAAGACCGCCCGCGCAATTAAGGAAACAAAGAAAATCTCTGTCAGAGCTGAATAA
- a CDS encoding Hsp20/alpha crystallin family protein, with amino-acid sequence MADTAKDVQKKQAEAPEKGELTRAGRLYTPAVDIIERKDDILVTADMAGVDEKSVDITLEKNVLTIYGKVEPFVPEKHTLYVSEYGIGDYQRSFTLTDEVDREKIQASVKNGVLRIVLPKAEAVKTRKITVRAET; translated from the coding sequence ATGGCAGATACTGCAAAGGATGTACAGAAGAAACAGGCCGAAGCGCCTGAAAAGGGAGAACTCACAAGGGCTGGAAGGCTTTACACTCCCGCTGTGGATATCATAGAGAGGAAAGACGATATTCTCGTTACGGCTGATATGGCCGGGGTCGATGAGAAGTCCGTTGACATCACGCTTGAAAAGAATGTGCTGACCATTTACGGGAAGGTTGAACCATTTGTTCCTGAAAAACACACCCTGTATGTCTCGGAATATGGTATCGGTGACTATCAGAGATCCTTCACTCTCACTGATGAGGTAGACAGGGAAAAGATTCAGGCCTCAGTGAAAAACGGCGTCTTGCGAATCGTTCTGCCAAAGGCAGAAGCGGTCAAAACACGAAAAATAACGGTAAGAGCAGAAACGTAA